CCTTCCTTCGGATGTAATATATTATTTCCTTAAATGTTAACTTGTATGGTTATAAACTCATTAACGTAATATGTTATGCAATTACAAAACCCGTTTTAATTACGTTCTTTTTCTCCAACAGACACGGATGGGGGCAACGAAACTAAACATGGCTCTGGACGCAACGCCGTGGCGTTCACTGCACGCCTTTCAACCAACCGCACGTTTCGATCTCAGCAGACGATACTTTTTGATGACGTCATGACCAACGTGGGTAACGCTTATGACGTCACTTCCGGAACGTTCAAGGCTCCTTGCGCCGGAAGGTTTCTGTTTTCGCTAACCGTGCGCGCGCAGTATCACAAGCAGGCTTGCGCCGAGATCGTAGCTGAACCCGAGGTGATAGGCGTGGTCGCAGCAGGCGACACCGAAATCGAGCGCGCATCATCGTCGCTGACAGTTGTGACGTCATTGAGCCTTGGTGACGTAGTGCACGTGCGTGAGATGAAAATGTTTAAGGGCGACTTCTACGGAGATGGGTTCACCGTCTTCACCGGCGTTCTGCTGCAGTGATAAAGACTAACCATGTTCACGAACCGGTTATTAGACTTCTTAGAATTAATTTAGAATAGACCTTTACACAATAAAACACTATTAGTGTTTTATTGTAAATGCTTACTTGCAATGCTGCATATTACAATTACATATTGTTACAAATGAAAAATACGTGAACCACGGAGAGGTAActaaatgttttacaatcaaatGTTAAGTGAGCATTAATATTAAAGCTCTTTGATAATATGACTAGTTCAAGGCTAGTGTTTGTCCTTTGTCGGGAGTTTAAGGCTGTGTTAGTGAAAACAGGTCATGGAAGCACTTTATCTGTGTTTGTTTCAGTAAATTCGGGGAAAAATGATTTAAAGTTATTACTCATTTGCTTGTAAGCGAGTATTTTCATAaaagtattattgttattatctcTTGAGATTTACGAGTTCACCATTGATGCCTATCTATTGATCTTTTTTAATGTGTGAATACGTTGCATAATTATACAATTGGAATATTCGTAAATACGTTTGTTTATTCTataattttgtactttttatgATGTTTAGATACTTGATAAGACTGCGTATTAAAATACCGCTGAATGTTGCGTACTTTATTTTAGATCTATAGCATACACAATCCATCGATAGTCAATAAAACAACCATATTTGTTACCTTTCTCCTTCATGTGTTACCTATAGCGATAACTCATGTATAATTGACTTTGATACGATATTTATAGCTGATCACGTTACGATGTTTTAAATGATCACGTTACGATATTTATAGCTGATCACGTTACGATATTTATAGCTGATCACGTTACGATATTTATAACTGATCTCGTTACGATGTTTATAACTGATCACGTAACGATGTTTATAGCTGATCACGTTACGATATTTATAGCTGATCACGTTACGATATTTATAACTGATCACGTTACGATATTTATAACTGATCACGTTACGATATATATAGCTGATCACGTTACGATATACATAGCTGATCACGTTACGATATATATAGCTGATCACGTTACGATATTTATAACTGATCACGTTACGATATATATAGCTGATCACGTTACGATATATATAACTGATCACGTTACGATATATATAGCTGATCACGTTACGATATATATAGCTGATCACGTTACGATACGTATAACTGATCACGTTACGATATATATAACTGATCACGTTACGATATATATAACTGATCTCGTAAAGATATTTATAACTGATCGTGTTACGATGTTTATAACTGATCACGTTACGATATTTATAGCTGATCACGTTACGATATTTATAGCTGATCACGTTACGATATTTATAACTGATCACGTTACGATATTTATAACTGATCACGTTACGATATTTATAACTGATCACGTTACGATACGTATAACTGATCACGTTACGATATATATAGCTGATCACGTTACGATATTTATAGCTGATCACGTTACGATACGTATAACTGATCTCGTTACGATATTTATAGCTGATCACGTTACGATATTTATAACTGATCACGTTACGGTTTCTATAACTGATCACGTTTCGATACGTATAACTGATCACGTTACGATATTTATAGCTGATCACGTTACGATATATATAGCTGATCACGTTACGATACGTATAACTGATCTCGTTACGATATTTATAGCTGATCACGTTACGATATATATAGCTGATCACGTTACGATACGTATAACTGATCTCGTTACGATATTTATAGCTGATCTCGTTACGATATATATAGCTGATCACGTTACGATACGTATAACTGATCTCGTTACGATATTCATAGCTGATCACGTTACGATATTTATAGCTGATCACGTTACGATATTTACAACTGATCACGTTACGATATTTATAGCTGATCACGTTACGATATTTATAGCTGATCACGTTACGATGTTTATAACTGATCACGTTACGATGTTTATAGCTGATCACGTTACGATGTTTATAACTGATCACGTTACGATATTTATAACTGATCACGTTAATATATTTATAGCTGATCACGTTACGATATTTATAGCTGATCACGTTACGATATTTATAGCTGATCACGTTACGATATTTATAACTGATCACGTTACGATATTTATAACTGATCTCGTTACGATATTTATAACTGATCACGTTACGATGTTTATAACTGATCACGTTACGATACGTATAACTGATCTCGTTACGATATTTATAGCTGATAACGTTTCGATGTTTATAACTGATCACGTTACGATATTTATAACTGATCACGTTACGATACGTATAACTGATCACGTTACGATATTTATAACTGATCACGTTACGATACGTATAACTGATCTCGATTAGACATTAATTATTGACATTGATACGatattttttactaaaatttaagTCAAATTGAAGAGACATTTATAACTGATCTTGATACGatattttttatcataccaccgcattgatatcttcCTGATATagcgttgcctgatatatttttttatatcatggtcaacaggaagttcttatatcagtcatgtgtggaggatggtcatattactcggaatcaactataaagtaatactttttagtaaaatcgatttagattcaacaacaaaaaacaatttgataccaagatgtaatatattttaaacacaaaatgcaaaacaaacagcaaaatactttttttacaaaatggaagcgcgcgtgctcatgacgtcattattaacacgtcaaacgacaaaagtcatattctttcccgctaaaactgcagcttgtaagcattttttaattatttctttaatatcgggtatgataaacagaaaaacaggttatttgctgatctttttgtaacatatcaggctcggcacgaatacaaagttattctctatataactgATTTGGGTACGACGTCTGCAGCTAATCTTGATACGACATTTACATGTGACGCTTTATGcgatgtttatatatatatatatatatatatatatatatatatatatatatatatatatatatatatatatatatatatatatatataactgatCTAAATATGAAATGTGTAACTAACTTTAATACGATTTATCACTGATATTGATACGACATGAGGTGCGTGAAGTTagctcgccgttcgacgttcgacattagttcaacattcaaattacctaatgtcgagctagctcggcattccagctcgacattcagttcggcattcgcatataatgttgtatgcttatttttgaatgtcgagctggctcggcattccagctcgacattcagttcggcattcgcatacagtgttgtatgcttattttcgaatgtcgagctagctcggcattccagctcgacattcagttcgacattcggatagtgttgtacattttttttttgaatgtcgagctggctcggcattccagctcaacattcagttcggcattcgcaaatagtgttgtatgcttattttcttttcgaatgtcgagctggctcggcattccagctcgacattcagttcgacattcggagataatgttgttcaataatttgtgaatgacgagctggctgggcattccagctcgacattcagttcgacattcggagaaagtgttgtacaataatttttgaatgacgagttggctcggcatttcagctcgacattcagttcgacattcggatatagtgttgtacaataatttttgaatgacgagctggctcggcattccagcttgacattcagatcgacattcggagaaagtgttgtacaattttttttaatgacgagctggctcggcattccagctcgacattcagttcggcattcgcaaatagtgttgtatgcttactttcgaatgtcgagctggctcggcattccagctcgacattcagttcgacattcggatatggtgttgtacaataatttttgaatgtcgagctggctcggcattccagctcgacattcagttctgcattcgcaaatagtgttgcatgcttattttcgaatgtcgagctggctcggcattccagctcgacattcagttcggcattcgcatatagtgttgtacgcttattttcgaatgtcgaactagctcggcattccagctcgacattcagttcgacattcggatatagtgttgtacaataatttttgaatgtcgagctggttcgcattccagctcgacattcagttcgacattcggagaaagtgttgtacaattttttttaaatgacgagctggctcggcattccaggtcgacattcagttcggcattcgcaaatagtgttgtatgcttatttttgaatgtcgagctggctcggcattccagctcgacattcagttcgacattcggatatagtgttgtacaataattttttaatgtggagctggctcggcattccagctcgatattcagttctgcattcgcaaatagtgttgcatgctttttttcgaatgtcgagctggctcggcattccagctcgacattcagttcgacattcggatatagtgttgtacaataatttttgaatgtcgagctagctcggcattccagctcgacattcagttcggcattcgcaaatagtgttgtatgcttatttttgaatgtcgagctggctcggcaatccagctcgacattcaattcgacattcggatatagtgctgtacaataatttttgaatgtggagctggctcggcattccagctcgacattcagttcggcattcgcaaatagtgttgtatgcttactttcgaatgtcgagctggctcggcattccagctcgacattcagtttggcattcgcatatagtgttgtatgcttattttcgaatgtcgagctggcttggcattccagctcgacattcagttcgacattcggatatattgttgtacaataatttttgaatgtcgagctggctcggcattccagctcgacatttagttcgacattcggagaaagtgaggtacaatttttttgaatgtcgagctagctcggcattccagctcgacattcagttcggcattcgcaaatagtgttgtatgcttatttttgaatgtcgagctggctcggcaatccagctcgacattcagttcgacattcggatatagtgctgtacaataatttttgaatgtggagctggctcggcattccagctcgaaattcagttcggcattcgcaaatagtgttgtatgcttactTTCGAATGTCGagatggctcggcattccagctcgaccttcagttcggcattcgcatatagtgttgtatgcttattttagaatgtcgagctggctcggcattccagctcgacattcagttcggcattcgcatatagtgttgtatgcttattttcgaatgtcgagctggctcggcattccagctcgacattcagttcgacattcgtatatagtgttgtacaatactttttaaatggcgagctgaccgatggacgaccaaccgaagaccgatggacgaccgacggacgggagagggataaccgagGGACGACCGACAGATatgagggacgaccgatggacgaccgctttgcgaccgatggacgggagagggataaccgatggacgaccgacagaaagataagggacgaccgatggacgaccaacggacggacaagggcagacaa
This sequence is a window from Dreissena polymorpha isolate Duluth1 chromosome 16, UMN_Dpol_1.0, whole genome shotgun sequence. Protein-coding genes within it:
- the LOC127862723 gene encoding complement C1q-like protein 4; the encoded protein is MSNPFAAMETLSSGTNGDQRTSSAAERKGEYRRLHNDMQIVGFKVRALEEKLDKLMKDTDGGNETKHGSGRNAVAFTARLSTNRTFRSQQTILFDDVMTNVGNAYDVTSGTFKAPCAGRFLFSLTVRAQYHKQACAEIVAEPEVIGVVAAGDTEIERASSSLTVVTSLSLGDVVHVREMKMFKGDFYGDGFTVFTGVLLQ